The Streptomyces sp. CC0208 genome window below encodes:
- a CDS encoding HAMP domain-containing sensor histidine kinase, translating into MSRRPNARTRTRSLRTRLLVFVSATLVVVCVATGLITALFQRAYLMGNLDDRVRNAAERALGGASSHRDTDDDLAFLRESGQPAGMLSARLDEDGAIVSAAVAVPDAPTRGLRTGQRTALAGIRADGALHTRAVPGLGSYRVTVRVSGDARVLTGLPMDGVQDMISGLVMIETGVALAGLAAAGCVCAVVIRRQLRPLRRVAATAAEVSRAPLGHGEATTLTRVPERDTDPASEAGQVGAALNHLLDHVEFSLAERQHGEERMRRSEERMRRFLADASHELRTPLASIAGYAELMNRGTSRVEPVLAWRRVSAESARMTGLVEDLLLLARLDEGRPLQSGEVDLAALVAEAVWDARATGSGHDWQLELSLDAPVLVSGDEARLHQVVAHLLSNARMHTPAGTRVTASVESADGRCVIRVRDNGPGIPQALLPTVFERFTRADTSRSRADADSGGSGLGLAIAAAISAAHGGRIQVNSVPGRTEFTIDLPAAMEAGAEARAVSGSGLSV; encoded by the coding sequence ATGAGCCGGCGACCGAACGCGAGGACGCGCACCCGGTCCCTCCGCACCCGTCTGCTCGTGTTCGTCAGTGCCACGCTGGTCGTCGTCTGTGTCGCGACGGGCCTGATCACGGCGCTCTTCCAACGTGCTTATCTTATGGGCAACCTGGACGACCGCGTCCGCAACGCAGCCGAACGGGCCCTGGGAGGAGCCTCGTCGCACCGGGACACGGACGACGACCTGGCCTTCCTGCGGGAGTCCGGGCAGCCCGCCGGGATGCTCTCCGCCCGGCTGGACGAGGACGGCGCCATCGTCTCCGCGGCCGTCGCCGTCCCGGACGCCCCGACCCGTGGCCTCAGGACCGGCCAGCGCACCGCCCTGGCCGGGATCCGGGCGGACGGTGCACTGCACACCCGTGCCGTGCCCGGCCTCGGCAGCTACCGGGTCACCGTCCGCGTGAGCGGAGACGCCCGGGTCCTCACCGGCCTGCCCATGGACGGCGTCCAGGACATGATCAGCGGCCTTGTGATGATCGAGACAGGCGTTGCCCTGGCCGGACTCGCCGCCGCCGGCTGCGTCTGCGCGGTGGTCATACGACGGCAACTGCGCCCCCTCCGCCGGGTCGCCGCCACCGCCGCCGAGGTCTCCCGCGCCCCGCTCGGACACGGCGAGGCCACCACCCTGACCCGGGTGCCCGAACGGGACACCGACCCCGCCAGCGAGGCCGGCCAGGTCGGGGCCGCGCTCAACCACCTCCTCGATCATGTGGAGTTCTCCCTTGCCGAACGGCAGCACGGCGAGGAGCGGATGCGGCGCAGCGAGGAACGCATGCGGCGCTTCCTGGCCGACGCCAGCCACGAACTGCGGACACCGCTCGCCTCGATCGCCGGGTACGCCGAGCTGATGAACCGCGGCACCAGCCGCGTCGAACCGGTGCTGGCCTGGCGCCGGGTCTCGGCGGAGTCGGCACGGATGACGGGCCTGGTGGAGGACCTGCTCCTGCTCGCCCGCCTCGACGAGGGCCGCCCCCTCCAGTCCGGGGAGGTGGACCTGGCGGCCCTGGTCGCGGAGGCGGTGTGGGACGCGCGGGCGACGGGGAGCGGCCACGACTGGCAGCTCGAACTGAGCCTGGACGCACCGGTGTTGGTGTCTGGTGACGAGGCCCGCCTGCACCAGGTGGTGGCCCACCTTCTGTCCAACGCGAGGATGCACACGCCGGCCGGCACGAGGGTGACGGCATCGGTGGAGTCCGCGGACGGCCGCTGCGTGATCCGCGTCCGCGACAACGGCCCCGGCATCCCCCAGGCCCTCCTCCCCACGGTCTTCGAACGCTTCACCCGGGCAGACACCTCCCGCTCACGCGCCGACGCCGACTCCGGCGGCTCCGGCCTCGGTCTGGCCATCGCGGCGGCGATCTCGGCAGCGCACGGGGGCCGCATCCAGGTGAACAGCGTCCCCGGACGCACCGAGTTCACGATCGATCTCCCGGCGGCCATGGAGGCGGGGGCCGAGGCACGAGCGGTGTCCGGAAGCGGGCTATCGGTGTAA
- a CDS encoding acetylxylan esterase, giving the protein MPAFDLPVAELEHYRPDVQEPPDFDEFWRDTLKEAAQTDVLVSMRPAPSGLRLTETWDVTFRGFAGDPVRAWYSRPAGVREPLPAVVEYAGYGRGRGLPHERLTWVNAGYAHLLMDNRGQGDQYGNGGATPDPHASAPGGPGPAVRGLLDPRAYHYRRLITDAVRAVTAVRALPEVDVRRVAAVGNSQGGGLALAVAGLVPDLAAVLVTAPFLCGIRRALDLTDASPYGEIGAYLSVHRGVEEAAYRTLAYVEGVSFARRAAAPAHFGTGLRDTVCPPSGAYAAFNRYGELTGVDPRKEIHAYPYNGHEGGDAVQVRRQLDWLADVLRVSR; this is encoded by the coding sequence GTGCCTGCGTTCGACCTGCCCGTCGCGGAGCTGGAGCACTACCGTCCCGATGTCCAGGAACCCCCGGATTTCGACGAGTTCTGGCGTGACACCCTGAAGGAGGCGGCGCAGACGGACGTGTTGGTGTCGATGCGCCCGGCACCGAGCGGACTGCGGCTGACCGAGACCTGGGACGTCACCTTCCGGGGCTTCGCCGGCGACCCGGTACGCGCCTGGTACAGCCGACCCGCCGGGGTGCGTGAGCCACTGCCCGCGGTCGTCGAGTACGCCGGCTACGGCCGTGGGCGCGGCCTTCCGCACGAGCGGCTGACCTGGGTGAACGCCGGGTACGCGCATCTGCTGATGGACAACCGCGGCCAGGGCGACCAGTACGGCAACGGCGGCGCGACCCCCGACCCGCACGCCTCGGCACCGGGCGGCCCGGGGCCCGCGGTACGAGGCCTGCTCGACCCCCGCGCCTACCACTACCGGCGCCTGATCACGGACGCGGTGCGCGCGGTGACCGCGGTGCGGGCGCTACCGGAGGTGGACGTCCGGCGCGTCGCGGCCGTCGGCAACAGCCAGGGCGGCGGGCTGGCGCTGGCGGTCGCGGGACTGGTGCCGGATCTGGCGGCGGTCCTGGTCACCGCGCCTTTCCTGTGCGGCATCCGGCGCGCTCTGGACCTCACCGACGCGAGTCCGTACGGCGAGATCGGCGCGTACCTGTCCGTGCACCGGGGCGTGGAGGAGGCCGCGTATCGCACGCTCGCGTATGTGGAGGGCGTCTCCTTCGCGCGGCGCGCCGCGGCCCCGGCCCACTTCGGGACCGGCCTGCGGGACACGGTGTGCCCGCCGAGCGGGGCGTACGCGGCCTTCAACCGCTACGGCGAGCTGACCGGCGTGGACCCCCGCAAGGAAATCCACGCCTATCCGTACAACGGCCACGAGGGGGGCGACGCCGTGCAGGTGCGGCGCCAACTCGACTGGTTGGCGGATGTGTTGCGGGTCAGCCGGTAG
- a CDS encoding HD domain-containing protein: MTPRDPLHQALQAPGPRPLPDEAARLLRTLDAPPRLAAHLRLVHDVAYELVEWLAVRYPGLQLDREAVLFGAATHDVGKTAHASELSGPGSAHEEAGRELLLAHGITPDRARFAATHAAWTRPDIELEDLLVSVADKIWKNKRVPELEDLVIRRLAEASGRTVWEEFLALDDTLTAIGEGAQKRLAFQTAHPV; the protein is encoded by the coding sequence GTGACCCCCCGTGACCCCCTGCACCAAGCCCTCCAGGCCCCCGGCCCCCGCCCCCTCCCCGATGAGGCCGCCAGGCTCCTGCGTACGCTGGACGCCCCACCCCGGCTGGCAGCCCACCTGAGACTCGTGCACGACGTGGCGTACGAGCTCGTCGAATGGCTGGCGGTGCGGTACCCGGGGCTCCAACTGGACCGTGAGGCAGTCCTGTTCGGGGCCGCGACGCACGACGTGGGAAAGACGGCGCACGCCTCCGAACTCTCCGGCCCCGGCTCCGCACACGAGGAGGCCGGACGTGAACTCCTCCTGGCCCACGGCATCACCCCCGACCGCGCCCGCTTCGCCGCCACGCACGCGGCCTGGACACGCCCGGACATCGAGCTCGAAGACCTGCTCGTCAGCGTCGCCGACAAGATCTGGAAGAACAAGCGGGTGCCGGAACTGGAGGACCTGGTGATCAGGAGGCTGGCCGAGGCGAGCGGCCGGACGGTGTGGGAGGAGTTCCTGGCCCTCGACGACACGCTGACAGCCATAGGAGAAGGCGCGCAGAAGCGACTGGCCTTTCAGACGGCCCACCCGGTGTGA
- a CDS encoding GH92 family glycosyl hydrolase: MRFRPTSLLLAAVLAATGATPALAAPAAPPGLVDDPTAYVNPLIGTKNGGNVFPGAVTPSGMFSFSPENTRGDATRTAAPGGYLYDATRIRGFSLTHMSGTGCAGGSGDVPLFPFAGEVTSSPASDTKDAVYAAGFRHADETAEPGHYKVGLDSGVTADLAATARTGSARFTYPADKPASLLFRTANSEVGSTDSTVEIDPEARTVSGSVTSGNFCGYLDPEGRRAYYTLHFTAHFDRPFAATGTWQDDTLAPGSLKASGGTGGFSQDGRPVAGKGAGGYVRFAPGTEQVGVRIGISYVSRAGAEANLAAENPPRRSFDAVRDAARRAWRDRLRAIRVGGGTDDERITFYTALYHALLHPNVISDADGRYRGSDDEVHRVARGHRAQYGTFSGWDVYRGQVQLLTLLDARTGSDVAQSLYELARQNGGVWDRWLHGASGTHVMNGDPSPIALAGIHAFGGTGFDLRGALDSLVRAATLPTEGDLSSAGKPVLSVGQRPSLDKYLKLHYMPSVSNAWGGAAETLEMSGADFALSQLARAAGEKDTAAAFTKRSQWWQNTFNIAADPGGGYIAHRKADGSWVTGFTPATGNGFVEGTAAQYTWMVQHDPAGLFAAMGGRDKALDRLDSFFHDEKGDWAFTGNGGDKSELDNEPSINVPYLYAYAGAPHKTQETVRAAMRQLWSTQPGGIPGNDDLGAMSAWYVFSALGMYPQVPSRSELVLASPLFPRIEIDRPFGNDISVRAQGAAADAPYVHSLKVDGRTSEAPWLPASFVRDGGRLDYTLSTEPAPAWGADAAPPSFRAGEQPYQIGVGPTAATIAPGGSTKTGVRALSLSGDGTGPEVRFRVSTPEGITASPAEGTVADGSQEITLTTTEDTAQGFYDVTVAVTSDGTAYEQPVSLTVAAPGTLLAAYDNTGISDDSGDHDEADYDGGGWSYSRQALEAAGLTPGGQGTVDGLSFTWPNSPSGRPDNATASGQTVQLHQSAGQLSFIGSAVNGNQQSQATVTYTDGSTDTVELAFTDWTVGGGGGTVQYGNEVVARAAYRNVAGADRDPVATYVFATKPFTAPEGKRIASVKLPRNTDLHVFTLATG, translated from the coding sequence ATGCGTTTCCGTCCTACGTCCTTGCTGCTGGCGGCCGTTCTCGCGGCCACCGGCGCCACCCCCGCCCTCGCGGCGCCCGCCGCGCCACCCGGCCTCGTCGACGACCCGACCGCCTACGTGAACCCGCTCATCGGCACGAAGAACGGCGGCAACGTCTTCCCCGGCGCCGTCACCCCGTCCGGCATGTTCTCCTTCAGCCCCGAGAACACCCGCGGCGACGCCACCCGCACCGCCGCCCCCGGCGGTTACCTGTACGACGCCACCCGCATCCGCGGCTTCAGCCTCACCCACATGTCCGGGACGGGCTGCGCGGGCGGCAGCGGTGACGTCCCCCTCTTCCCCTTCGCCGGCGAGGTCACCTCGTCCCCGGCGAGCGACACCAAGGACGCGGTGTACGCGGCCGGCTTCCGCCACGCCGACGAGACCGCGGAGCCCGGCCACTACAAGGTGGGCCTCGACTCCGGCGTCACCGCCGACCTCGCCGCCACCGCCCGCACCGGCTCGGCCCGCTTCACCTACCCGGCCGACAAGCCCGCCTCGCTGCTGTTCCGCACCGCCAACTCCGAGGTGGGCTCGACCGATTCGACGGTCGAGATCGACCCGGAGGCCCGGACCGTCTCCGGCTCGGTCACCTCCGGCAACTTCTGCGGCTACCTCGACCCGGAAGGCCGACGCGCCTACTACACCCTCCACTTCACCGCCCACTTCGACCGCCCCTTCGCGGCCACCGGCACCTGGCAGGACGACACCCTCGCCCCCGGGTCCCTCAAGGCCTCCGGCGGCACCGGCGGCTTCTCCCAGGACGGGCGGCCCGTCGCGGGCAAGGGGGCGGGCGGATACGTCCGGTTCGCACCCGGCACCGAGCAGGTCGGCGTCAGGATCGGGATCTCGTACGTCAGCCGGGCGGGGGCGGAGGCCAACCTCGCCGCGGAGAACCCGCCCCGGCGCTCCTTCGACGCGGTGCGCGACGCGGCCCGCCGTGCCTGGCGTGACCGGCTGCGGGCGATCCGCGTCGGCGGCGGTACCGACGACGAACGCATCACCTTCTACACCGCGCTCTACCACGCCCTTCTCCACCCCAACGTCATCAGCGACGCCGACGGCAGATACCGGGGCAGCGACGACGAGGTGCACCGCGTGGCCCGCGGCCACCGGGCCCAGTACGGCACCTTCTCCGGCTGGGACGTCTACCGCGGCCAGGTGCAACTGCTGACCCTGCTCGACGCGCGCACCGGTTCGGACGTGGCGCAGTCCCTGTACGAACTGGCCCGGCAGAACGGCGGTGTCTGGGACCGCTGGCTGCACGGCGCGAGCGGCACCCACGTCATGAACGGCGACCCCTCACCCATCGCCCTGGCCGGCATCCATGCCTTCGGCGGCACCGGCTTCGACCTGCGCGGCGCACTGGACTCGCTCGTCCGGGCGGCCACGCTCCCCACTGAAGGGGACCTGTCGTCGGCGGGGAAGCCCGTGCTGTCCGTCGGCCAGCGGCCCTCCCTCGACAAGTACCTGAAGCTGCACTACATGCCGTCCGTCTCCAACGCCTGGGGCGGGGCCGCCGAGACCCTGGAGATGTCCGGCGCCGACTTCGCGCTCTCCCAACTCGCCCGCGCGGCAGGGGAGAAGGACACCGCGGCAGCCTTCACCAAGAGATCCCAGTGGTGGCAGAACACCTTCAACATCGCCGCCGACCCGGGCGGCGGGTACATCGCCCACCGCAAGGCGGACGGCAGTTGGGTCACCGGCTTCACCCCGGCCACCGGCAACGGGTTCGTCGAGGGGACGGCGGCCCAGTACACCTGGATGGTCCAGCACGACCCGGCGGGCCTGTTCGCCGCGATGGGCGGCCGCGACAAGGCCCTCGACCGCCTCGACTCCTTCTTCCACGACGAGAAGGGCGACTGGGCCTTCACCGGCAACGGCGGCGACAAGTCCGAGCTGGACAACGAGCCGTCGATCAACGTCCCCTACCTGTACGCCTACGCGGGCGCCCCCCACAAGACCCAGGAGACCGTCCGCGCCGCCATGCGACAGCTCTGGTCGACCCAGCCGGGCGGCATCCCCGGCAACGACGACCTCGGCGCGATGTCGGCCTGGTACGTCTTCTCCGCGCTCGGCATGTACCCCCAGGTGCCGTCCCGGTCCGAACTGGTCCTCGCCTCACCGCTGTTCCCGCGCATCGAGATCGACCGCCCCTTCGGCAACGACATCTCCGTGCGCGCGCAGGGAGCGGCCGCCGACGCGCCGTACGTCCATTCCCTGAAGGTCGACGGCCGTACGAGTGAGGCACCTTGGCTCCCCGCCTCCTTCGTGCGGGACGGCGGCCGGCTGGACTACACCCTGTCCACCGAGCCCGCCCCGGCCTGGGGAGCGGACGCGGCCCCGCCGTCCTTCCGCGCGGGCGAGCAGCCGTACCAGATCGGTGTCGGCCCGACCGCGGCGACGATCGCGCCGGGCGGCAGTACGAAGACCGGTGTCCGCGCGCTGTCGCTGAGCGGCGACGGCACGGGCCCCGAGGTCCGCTTCCGCGTCAGCACACCGGAAGGCATCACAGCGAGCCCCGCCGAGGGCACGGTGGCCGACGGCTCCCAGGAGATCACCCTGACCACCACCGAGGACACCGCGCAGGGCTTCTACGACGTCACGGTCGCCGTCACCTCGGACGGCACCGCGTACGAACAGCCCGTGTCCCTCACGGTCGCCGCACCCGGCACCCTTCTCGCCGCCTACGACAACACCGGGATCTCGGACGACTCCGGCGACCACGACGAGGCCGACTACGACGGCGGCGGCTGGAGCTACTCCCGCCAGGCGCTGGAAGCGGCCGGTCTCACCCCGGGCGGGCAGGGGACGGTCGACGGCCTGTCCTTCACCTGGCCGAACTCACCGAGCGGCCGGCCCGACAACGCGACGGCATCCGGTCAGACCGTCCAACTGCACCAGTCGGCAGGTCAGTTGTCCTTCATCGGCAGCGCGGTCAACGGAAACCAGCAGAGCCAGGCCACCGTCACCTACACCGACGGCAGCACCGACACAGTCGAACTGGCCTTCACCGACTGGACCGTCGGGGGAGGGGGCGGCACCGTCCAGTACGGCAACGAGGTCGTCGCCCGCGCCGCCTACCGCAACGTGGCGGGCGCGGACCGGGACCCGGTGGCCACGTACGTCTTCGCCACCAAGCCGTTCACCGCACCGGAGGGCAAGCGGATCGCGAGCGTGAAGCTGCCGCGGAACACGGACCTGCACGTGTTCACGCTGGCTACCGGCTGA
- a CDS encoding lytic polysaccharide monooxygenase — protein MILTKLSRVTRPRALFLVLVSLLATIPALSLVLTAGVKAEAHGTPMKPASRTFLCWQDALTDTGEIKPVNPACKNAQAVSGTTPFYNWFSVLRSDGAGRTRGFVPDGQLCSGGNPNFTGFNAARDDWPLTHLTAGKTVDFSYNAWAAHPGWFYVYVTKDGFDPKKTLTWDDMEAQPFLSVDHPPLNGSPGTVEANYSWTGQLPANKSGRHIIYMVWQRSDSAETFYSCSDVVFDGGNGEVTGIHEPGNPTEPVPGTCTATRKTTGSWSGGYQSEVTVTNSGDVPMLGWMVDWSLPVGQKVDSLWNGNATYNGQAVMVHNANWNGSLSPGQSTTFGYVVTGSGGDTAATLPCRVG, from the coding sequence ATGATCCTGACAAAGTTATCGAGGGTGACCCGTCCCAGAGCCCTCTTCCTGGTCCTCGTCTCCCTCCTGGCCACCATCCCCGCCCTCAGCCTGGTCCTCACGGCCGGCGTCAAGGCCGAGGCTCACGGCACCCCGATGAAGCCCGCCAGCCGCACCTTCCTGTGCTGGCAGGACGCGCTGACCGACACCGGTGAGATCAAACCGGTGAACCCGGCCTGCAAGAACGCGCAGGCGGTCAGCGGCACCACCCCGTTCTACAACTGGTTCTCCGTGCTCCGCTCGGACGGCGCCGGCCGCACCCGCGGCTTCGTCCCGGACGGCCAGCTGTGCAGCGGCGGCAACCCCAACTTCACCGGCTTCAACGCCGCCCGCGACGACTGGCCGCTCACCCATCTCACCGCGGGCAAGACGGTCGACTTCTCCTACAACGCCTGGGCGGCGCACCCGGGTTGGTTCTACGTCTACGTCACCAAGGACGGCTTCGACCCGAAGAAGACCCTCACCTGGGACGACATGGAGGCCCAGCCGTTCCTCAGCGTCGACCACCCGCCGCTGAACGGCAGCCCGGGCACGGTAGAGGCCAACTACTCCTGGACCGGGCAGCTTCCGGCGAACAAGTCCGGCCGCCACATCATCTACATGGTCTGGCAGCGCTCGGACAGCGCGGAGACCTTCTACTCCTGCTCCGACGTCGTCTTCGACGGCGGCAACGGCGAGGTCACCGGCATCCACGAGCCGGGCAACCCGACCGAGCCGGTGCCCGGCACCTGCACGGCCACCCGTAAGACCACCGGCAGTTGGAGCGGCGGCTACCAGTCCGAGGTGACCGTCACCAACTCCGGCGACGTCCCGATGCTGGGCTGGATGGTCGACTGGAGCCTGCCGGTCGGACAGAAGGTCGACAGTCTCTGGAACGGCAACGCCACCTACAACGGCCAGGCGGTCATGGTCCACAACGCCAATTGGAACGGCTCGCTCAGTCCGGGGCAGAGTACGACGTTCGGATACGTCGTCACCGGCTCCGGAGGTGACACTGCCGCGACCCTTCCCTGCCGAGTCGGCTGA
- a CDS encoding response regulator transcription factor → MTGTSGPRTGRARVLIVDDEPALGEVPSVAVTEAARRPYPALDGRSGLRTARGCAPHAVVPDGMPPALDGLQVPRRLRFDNPKPPVRTLTAPDAPAHRLDAPETGADASVHVRGDLVTIEDTREVRHAGGSVRLTAGEYDLLAHPRQILRKARIPEHLRCGFFGVLGYAVRAAEEGR, encoded by the coding sequence ATGACTGGCACCTCCGGACCACGAACCGGCCGCGCACGCGTGCTCATCGTCGACGACGAGCCCGCACTCGGCGAAGTGCCGTCCGTCGCCGTCACCGAGGCGGCCCGGCGCCCCTACCCGGCGCTGGACGGACGGAGCGGGCTGCGGACCGCGCGCGGCTGCGCACCGCACGCCGTTGTGCCCGACGGGATGCCGCCCGCCCTCGACGGCCTCCAGGTCCCGCGCCGGCTGCGTTTCGATAATCCGAAGCCGCCCGTCCGCACGCTGACCGCCCCCGACGCCCCGGCACACCGGCTCGACGCTCCGGAGACCGGCGCCGACGCCTCCGTCCACGTGCGCGGCGACCTGGTCACGATCGAGGACACCCGCGAAGTGCGCCACGCGGGCGGGTCCGTCCGGCTCACCGCGGGGGAGTACGACCTGCTCGCACACCCGCGTCAGATCCTGAGGAAGGCGCGGATCCCCGAGCACCTCCGGTGCGGTTTCTTCGGCGTCCTCGGGTACGCCGTCAGGGCCGCGGAGGAAGGGAGATGA
- a CDS encoding DUF1062 domain-containing protein — MLTNWVVMPTCLPLVLRRCRTCASDRFRADGRFRVNANHKLLDIWLLVLCTACGETAKLTLLERTHVRSVRPELLDRLHDNDPALAAELLQDPVVRRRNRIALDWNDAWRLDTGGSDHLDREVIDVSVRFAARIPVRPVRLIAEGCGVSRAEVERLVTEGKLVSVARLSSRLSGDFTFTLKR; from the coding sequence GTGCTCACCAACTGGGTGGTCATGCCCACCTGCCTTCCGCTGGTTCTCCGCCGTTGCCGCACGTGCGCGTCGGATCGCTTCCGGGCCGACGGCAGGTTCCGTGTCAACGCGAACCACAAGCTCCTCGACATCTGGCTCCTCGTGCTCTGCACCGCCTGCGGGGAAACGGCGAAGCTCACACTCCTGGAGCGGACGCATGTGCGTTCCGTACGACCTGAACTGCTGGACCGGCTGCACGACAACGACCCTGCTCTCGCGGCCGAGTTGCTCCAGGACCCGGTCGTGCGGCGCCGTAACCGCATCGCCCTGGACTGGAACGACGCCTGGCGTCTCGACACCGGCGGATCGGATCACCTGGACCGCGAGGTGATCGACGTCTCGGTCCGCTTCGCGGCACGGATCCCCGTCCGTCCGGTGCGGCTGATCGCCGAGGGCTGCGGCGTGTCCCGGGCCGAGGTCGAGAGACTGGTCACGGAGGGGAAGCTGGTCTCCGTGGCCCGGCTGAGCTCCAGACTCTCCGGCGACTTCACCTTCACGCTCAAACGCTGA